The following are encoded in a window of Cryobacterium sp. CG_9.6 genomic DNA:
- a CDS encoding relaxase/mobilization nuclease domain-containing protein: protein MIGKTAVAARLLRYTEKEKAGGTEPRVLYSEGIRCRVPTAEREFAAVRRVHGKQGAKRKVPAKYELPEPGEVATHVRRARPNGRKYWDVAAGSTAATHVRREGDGYIDEIQAVHVIVSFGLDEVNPDDPEQVRRAFDFVATMMTDLYPGVQMKLVCQADGAGRAAHVHVVQNAVVVERMEVDGQVWEAGRKMSGALTDIGRLRERADDFIKQHGAEYGVEQKLPTVTEQNAEKRSTRDRRMAAKGEISNHDIIRAAFEDSMEDPRSVDLDGFVEVMSEHDVTVNHRVSRAGKPGEKHALSYRLDDMKTPVRGTTLGDHFAFDSTIQQLEDNASGQERERRPEKQRVGAPKATPVPTAQELADAQVVVERLARAERAAQAEDQAAADFLPAIIEDFDAAVEAERLGDFTELARLANTTREKEAIRKVQQAQTTAISSPDGTAQPQPVTTPEPQQPAPAVAPARQTQGKPLFGVSLADLRKHAQETREAAMNTHEPEEVSMGTPESETIRDATTAFEALPIASPKVSPHRPAERKEMQRLRSELVEIEEEFDQSDDGPTLGS, encoded by the coding sequence GTGATCGGCAAGACGGCGGTCGCAGCGCGTCTGCTGCGATACACCGAGAAGGAGAAAGCCGGGGGCACTGAGCCCCGTGTTCTGTACTCCGAAGGAATCCGGTGCCGCGTCCCCACGGCCGAGCGGGAGTTCGCTGCGGTGCGCCGTGTACACGGCAAGCAGGGCGCGAAGCGGAAGGTCCCAGCGAAGTACGAGCTGCCCGAACCAGGCGAGGTTGCGACCCATGTCCGGCGCGCGCGCCCGAACGGACGAAAGTACTGGGATGTCGCAGCAGGCAGCACCGCGGCAACGCACGTTCGCCGCGAGGGTGACGGCTACATCGACGAGATTCAGGCGGTGCACGTGATCGTCAGCTTCGGCCTCGACGAGGTGAACCCCGACGATCCCGAGCAGGTGCGCCGGGCGTTCGATTTCGTCGCGACGATGATGACGGACCTCTACCCTGGCGTCCAAATGAAGCTCGTCTGTCAAGCGGATGGCGCAGGCCGAGCCGCCCATGTGCACGTCGTTCAGAACGCCGTCGTCGTCGAGCGGATGGAGGTTGACGGCCAGGTCTGGGAAGCCGGGCGCAAGATGTCCGGCGCTCTCACGGACATCGGCCGGCTGCGCGAGCGCGCTGATGACTTTATCAAGCAGCACGGCGCCGAGTACGGCGTTGAACAGAAACTCCCCACGGTGACGGAGCAGAACGCCGAGAAGCGCAGTACGCGGGACCGACGCATGGCAGCCAAAGGTGAGATCTCGAACCACGACATCATCCGCGCCGCCTTCGAAGACTCGATGGAGGACCCTCGCTCCGTGGACCTTGACGGTTTCGTCGAGGTCATGTCCGAGCACGACGTGACCGTGAACCACCGTGTTAGTCGCGCGGGGAAGCCCGGCGAGAAGCACGCGTTGTCCTACCGGCTGGACGACATGAAAACGCCCGTCCGCGGCACCACTCTCGGCGATCACTTCGCCTTCGACAGCACCATCCAGCAGCTCGAAGACAATGCCTCTGGCCAAGAGCGAGAACGGCGCCCCGAGAAGCAGCGCGTCGGCGCCCCGAAAGCGACGCCTGTGCCGACTGCTCAGGAGCTCGCCGATGCTCAGGTCGTCGTCGAGCGGCTCGCCCGCGCGGAGCGCGCAGCGCAAGCCGAAGACCAGGCGGCGGCCGACTTCCTCCCCGCGATTATCGAGGACTTCGACGCAGCGGTCGAGGCCGAGCGCCTCGGTGACTTCACCGAGCTGGCGCGCCTGGCGAATACGACCCGAGAGAAGGAGGCGATACGCAAGGTGCAGCAGGCACAGACCACCGCGATCTCCTCCCCCGACGGCACGGCGCAGCCCCAGCCTGTAACGACCCCGGAGCCGCAGCAGCCCGCTCCTGCGGTAGCGCCCGCGCGCCAGACGCAGGGGAAGCCACTGTTCGGGGTGTCGCTCGCCGATCTCAGGAAGCACGCCCAGGAGACCCGGGAAGCCGCCATGAACACCCACGAGCCCGAGGAGGTTTCGATGGGTACACCAGAGTCGGAGACGATCCGCGACGCCACTACCGCCTTCGAGGCGCTCCCTATAGCCTCCCCGAAGGTCAGCCCGCACCGCCCCGCGGAGCGGAAGGAGATGCAGCGCCTCCGCTCGGAGCTCGTCGAGATCGAGGAAGAGTTCGATCAGAGCGACGACGGGCCGACTCTGGGCAGCTGA
- a CDS encoding sensor domain-containing phosphodiesterase codes for MTGFIQVAFASTAFNGSAQSLAGPAAMMFLLFLVAESTQIHVEVRHHAHSVSLSELPMVLGLFLLPPHWLLGLRLLAAGVGFVARRMAPSKAVFNLGLFTAEVGTAALIFHWLEAGDGLGLRDWGVAYATMAVIGVLGSVAVTAAIGLIQGRPSHRDLVRTLLAVIITGVFNTTLALVALLASSFDAAILLLAILLVLLVVAYRAYDRLVRQRADLDKLFNFTQALAAAKAGDDMVKTLLDQARDLLQGETAALHLRRPPDRDGSPTSDSGSTPLSGEPVVIPRNTREPRLRAWLTEVGLRDAVLVPLALDSESATILQVGNRMGRTRTFTPSDLQLLQTLAAHAEVTWSNARLLEQARYDAGHDGLTGLANRSLFLLRLQHTLDSYTSTAPHTVPARCQGAAFLLDLDRFKDINDSLGHHIGDILLQQIAGRLRDHLPPDAVVARLGGDEFAVLLPRCETPQQAVDVANDARALLSGPFDVSGTCLEVGVSIGVTLLPQDGREPSTVLQHADIAMYEAKRSALGVVRYHPTDEHGNRRRLTLAAELRRAIDTEQIIVHYQPKMSLANDFIIGYEALARWEHPTRGLLTPDEFIPIAEQTGLITSLTQSILRQALYRCRDWQPQHPGVAIAVNLSTRDLRDRSMHATVAQLLTETGVDPTLLTLEITESSVMGDFTAALAVLEALRDLGVNLSLDDFGTGFSPLTYLQRLPVNEVKIDKSFVTAMNTSTSATAIIRAVIDLAHILDLTVVAEGVEDEESRRTLTLLGCDTMQGYLLSHPLTPGELSHWLDHQARRGHPHARADHRPRLQVIPDHTPRRTELQD; via the coding sequence GTGACGGGTTTCATACAGGTTGCCTTTGCGTCTACGGCTTTTAATGGGTCGGCCCAGTCGCTGGCTGGGCCCGCGGCGATGATGTTCCTGTTGTTTTTGGTAGCGGAGAGTACTCAGATACACGTTGAGGTCCGGCACCATGCCCACTCGGTGTCGTTGAGCGAGCTGCCGATGGTCTTAGGCCTGTTCCTGCTGCCACCTCATTGGCTGCTCGGTCTCCGCCTGCTCGCTGCGGGTGTGGGGTTCGTTGCTCGGCGCATGGCCCCGTCCAAGGCAGTGTTTAATCTCGGCTTGTTCACCGCCGAGGTGGGCACTGCAGCGCTCATCTTTCACTGGCTGGAAGCCGGTGATGGGCTAGGTTTGCGGGACTGGGGGGTCGCCTACGCCACTATGGCCGTGATCGGCGTCCTGGGGTCGGTTGCCGTCACCGCGGCAATCGGGTTGATCCAAGGAAGGCCCTCCCACCGCGATCTGGTGCGGACCCTGCTGGCGGTCATCATCACCGGCGTCTTTAACACCACCCTGGCCCTGGTCGCCTTACTGGCCTCGTCCTTCGACGCAGCGATACTGCTGCTGGCGATACTGCTGGTGCTGCTTGTCGTGGCCTACCGGGCGTACGACCGGCTGGTACGTCAGCGCGCCGACCTCGACAAACTCTTCAACTTCACTCAGGCCCTCGCAGCCGCGAAGGCTGGTGACGACATGGTCAAAACGCTGCTTGACCAAGCTCGTGACCTGCTTCAAGGCGAGACCGCTGCCTTACATCTGCGACGGCCGCCCGACCGGGACGGGTCACCCACTTCTGACTCCGGCAGCACACCACTGTCCGGCGAGCCGGTGGTCATTCCCCGAAACACCCGTGAGCCCAGGCTCCGAGCCTGGCTCACTGAGGTCGGGTTGCGTGACGCCGTCCTGGTGCCGCTGGCTCTCGACTCCGAATCGGCCACGATACTTCAGGTGGGCAACCGCATGGGGCGGACAAGGACGTTCACCCCCAGCGACCTGCAGCTCCTGCAAACACTGGCCGCACACGCCGAAGTGACCTGGAGCAACGCGCGATTGCTGGAACAGGCCCGCTATGACGCTGGCCACGACGGGCTGACCGGGCTGGCCAACCGAAGCTTGTTCCTGCTGCGGCTCCAGCACACCCTCGATTCCTATACCTCCACCGCGCCGCACACCGTCCCGGCGCGCTGCCAGGGTGCCGCGTTCCTCCTCGACCTCGACCGGTTCAAAGACATCAACGACTCACTGGGCCACCACATCGGGGACATCCTGCTCCAGCAGATCGCAGGACGACTGCGAGACCATCTCCCCCCGGACGCGGTTGTGGCCCGCTTGGGTGGAGACGAATTTGCGGTGCTCTTGCCCAGGTGCGAAACCCCGCAGCAGGCGGTCGATGTCGCAAACGATGCCCGAGCCCTCCTCTCCGGTCCATTCGATGTCTCGGGCACCTGCTTGGAGGTCGGCGTCTCGATCGGGGTCACGCTCCTTCCCCAGGACGGACGAGAACCGTCCACGGTGCTGCAGCACGCCGACATCGCGATGTACGAGGCCAAGCGCTCAGCCCTCGGCGTGGTGCGTTACCACCCCACCGACGAGCACGGGAACCGACGCCGCCTGACCCTGGCCGCGGAGCTTCGCCGCGCCATCGACACCGAGCAGATCATCGTGCACTACCAGCCGAAGATGTCGCTCGCCAACGACTTCATCATCGGGTACGAGGCCCTGGCCCGCTGGGAACACCCTACTCGAGGGCTCCTAACCCCGGACGAATTCATCCCCATCGCCGAGCAGACCGGGCTCATCACGTCCCTGACCCAGAGCATCCTGCGTCAAGCGCTCTACAGATGCCGAGACTGGCAGCCCCAACACCCGGGCGTTGCGATAGCTGTCAACCTCTCCACCCGCGACCTGCGCGACCGCAGCATGCACGCCACCGTCGCCCAACTCCTAACTGAAACCGGCGTCGACCCCACACTCCTGACCTTGGAGATCACCGAGAGCAGCGTCATGGGCGACTTCACCGCCGCTTTGGCCGTGCTCGAAGCACTCCGCGACCTCGGCGTGAACTTGTCGCTGGACGACTTCGGTACCGGCTTCAGCCCGCTGACCTACCTTCAACGCCTGCCCGTCAACGAAGTCAAGATCGACAAATCCTTCGTCACCGCGATGAACACCTCCACCAGCGCCACCGCCATCATCCGTGCCGTGATCGACCTCGCCCACATCCTGGACCTGACCGTCGTGGCCGAAGGAGTAGAGGACGAAGAGTCCCGTCGTACCCTCACCCTCCTAGGCTGCGACACCATGCAGGGATACCTACTCAGCCATCCGCTCACCCCCGGAGAGCTCAGCCATTGGTTGGACCACCAAGCTCGCAGAGGACACCCACACGCGCGAGCCGACCACCGCCCGAGACTGCAAGTCATCCCAGATCACACTCCGCGACGCACAGAGCTTCAGGACTGA
- a CDS encoding helix-turn-helix domain-containing protein: protein MTIYVPFSTLLDSPVSTSLLDSLITPATLAARLGMTQRTLSEKRITGTGPAFIRTGKSVRYRPEAVDRWLISNEHHSTSEEVR, encoded by the coding sequence ATGACGATTTACGTCCCCTTCAGCACGTTGCTTGACTCCCCCGTCAGCACTTCCCTGCTGGACTCCCTCATCACCCCCGCTACGCTCGCTGCGCGCCTGGGTATGACTCAGCGCACGCTCAGCGAGAAGCGCATCACGGGCACCGGCCCGGCATTCATCCGCACGGGAAAGAGCGTTCGCTACCGCCCCGAGGCCGTAGATCGCTGGCTCATCTCGAATGAGCACCACAGCACCTCCGAGGAGGTGCGCTGA
- a CDS encoding HNH endonuclease: MLFSFVYEQYAHWIRAQASEGRQLPLRAYGIFGRQLRALIAESSEWTPVFVLPGSDMNRLADLTNPPSTRTRIVDNHRIVAFERNPGWINPSEPASVDEVWELGGTDATTMGIRRREQVRLRSYLLDGRDSANCDICGRELPASLLVAAHIKPRALSDEEHRKDFASIAMLACALGCDQLFELGYVIVDEDGVAKPGRDAETSALQSIVDQLVDRKCAAHNTRTARDFADHLKLVMAKQWSGLTALDLAAQCGPPKPSGMVTDLGLHGLSRAPTAG, encoded by the coding sequence GTGCTCTTCAGCTTCGTCTACGAGCAGTACGCGCATTGGATTCGCGCGCAAGCGTCCGAAGGTCGGCAACTCCCCCTCCGCGCGTACGGGATATTTGGCCGCCAGCTGCGTGCGCTCATCGCGGAGTCCAGCGAGTGGACCCCAGTCTTTGTCCTTCCTGGGAGCGATATGAACAGGCTCGCGGACTTGACGAACCCGCCGTCAACTCGGACACGCATCGTCGACAATCACAGGATCGTGGCATTCGAGAGAAACCCCGGCTGGATAAATCCTTCAGAACCAGCGTCAGTAGATGAAGTGTGGGAACTCGGGGGAACTGATGCGACGACCATGGGTATTCGCCGACGTGAGCAAGTGCGGCTTCGGTCGTATCTTCTTGACGGCCGCGATTCGGCGAATTGCGATATCTGCGGGCGCGAGTTGCCTGCCTCTCTCCTTGTCGCCGCACACATCAAGCCCCGCGCTCTGTCAGATGAGGAACACCGCAAAGACTTTGCGTCGATCGCCATGCTCGCGTGCGCGCTCGGCTGTGATCAGCTGTTCGAACTCGGCTACGTCATCGTCGATGAGGATGGCGTAGCGAAGCCCGGCCGCGATGCAGAAACCTCTGCCCTCCAATCGATCGTCGATCAACTGGTAGACCGCAAATGCGCGGCACACAACACAAGAACCGCGCGCGATTTTGCCGATCATCTCAAGCTCGTGATGGCGAAGCAGTGGTCGGGGCTCACTGCCCTTGACTTAGCTGCTCAGTGCGGTCCTCCCAAACCGTCTGGGATGGTGACAGATCTGGGACTGCACGGGCTATCGAGAGCACCGACTGCGGGTTGA
- a CDS encoding site-specific integrase: MGSVHAYETQAGRLFEVRYRKPDGKTARKAGFKLKRDAQAYIGAIEVSKLQGAYIAPSDGLSIVSILGEDWLAAHQTAVKASTYHSDESAWRIHVRPKWGARAVGSIRHTEVQAWISKLAAQRSPTTVARVRGVLAVILDGAVKDNRITTNPARELKLPRKTTGRRAYLSHQQVERLALESKYPDFVRFLAYTGLRWGEATGLKVAHVDRARRRLRIEENAVSVNGHVVVGTPKTHERRSVVYPAFLDDAIATASSGKSADALLWGDGVTHLTQGHAHKGWFMGAVMRVRAAEEKAAAEAKRLTREEPPIMPRVTPHDLRHTAASLAISAGANVKAVQRMLGHASAAMTLDRYADLFEDDLDGVAEALDAARRERLQR; encoded by the coding sequence ATGGGTAGCGTTCACGCATACGAAACGCAGGCGGGGAGGCTATTCGAGGTCCGTTACCGCAAGCCCGACGGCAAGACGGCTCGCAAGGCCGGATTTAAGCTCAAACGGGACGCTCAGGCGTACATCGGCGCCATCGAGGTATCGAAGCTCCAGGGAGCGTACATCGCACCGAGTGATGGACTCTCGATCGTGAGCATCCTTGGCGAGGACTGGCTTGCCGCGCATCAGACCGCGGTTAAAGCCTCGACATACCACTCAGACGAGTCGGCTTGGCGCATACATGTGAGGCCGAAGTGGGGAGCCCGCGCCGTCGGCTCGATCCGTCACACGGAGGTGCAGGCTTGGATCTCGAAGCTGGCCGCTCAGCGGAGCCCCACCACAGTAGCCCGTGTCCGCGGCGTGCTCGCTGTCATCCTCGATGGCGCGGTGAAGGACAACCGGATAACGACCAACCCGGCACGCGAGCTCAAGCTGCCCCGTAAAACAACCGGCCGGCGCGCATACCTTTCGCACCAACAGGTTGAAAGGCTGGCCCTGGAATCGAAGTACCCAGACTTTGTTCGATTCCTGGCGTATACCGGCCTCAGGTGGGGAGAGGCTACCGGGCTCAAAGTGGCGCACGTCGACCGAGCGAGGCGGCGCCTCCGAATCGAGGAGAATGCCGTTAGCGTGAACGGTCATGTAGTCGTCGGCACCCCGAAGACTCACGAGCGGCGTTCGGTCGTCTACCCGGCGTTCCTGGATGACGCGATTGCGACCGCGAGCTCCGGCAAGAGTGCCGACGCGCTGCTCTGGGGTGACGGCGTGACTCACCTGACCCAAGGTCACGCGCACAAGGGCTGGTTTATGGGTGCCGTGATGCGTGTGCGGGCCGCCGAGGAGAAAGCCGCCGCCGAGGCCAAGCGCCTCACGCGGGAGGAGCCTCCGATCATGCCGCGGGTGACGCCGCACGACTTGCGACACACGGCGGCATCACTCGCCATCAGTGCAGGCGCAAACGTTAAGGCGGTGCAGCGGATGCTCGGCCACGCTTCCGCCGCTATGACCCTCGATCGCTACGCCGACCTGTTCGAGGATGATCTGGACGGCGTCGCTGAGGCACTCGACGCCGCGCGCCGCGAACGGCTCCAGCGGTAA
- a CDS encoding Rep family protein: MGAPEETRPQGTTGLEEFESGRPRRFQVASQTLTRDLIADALDRPNVVRFAAIVHDKDPGVRTHSHVVLELNDGRTLQTVANMLRVPLVLVRSVVGKRGDTHSFARAVRYLTHESPTEQAKGKYRYPDAEVFASAGYEWRAEIDALSARGGFLPPLLERLKLQVFSGERSAHTVREEHPYLYLRHAAAFDSLEKRFMTEFATAAQREVRLEEMRRRAAARG, from the coding sequence ATGGGTGCCCCCGAAGAGACGCGACCCCAAGGCACCACGGGCCTTGAAGAGTTCGAATCCGGTAGGCCTCGCCGCTTCCAAGTGGCCTCGCAGACCCTCACTCGAGATTTGATAGCCGACGCGCTCGACCGCCCGAACGTGGTGCGCTTTGCCGCAATCGTGCATGACAAGGACCCAGGTGTGCGCACGCATTCGCACGTCGTATTGGAATTGAACGATGGGCGAACGCTCCAAACCGTGGCCAACATGCTCCGCGTGCCTCTTGTCCTCGTGCGTTCGGTCGTCGGGAAGCGTGGCGACACGCACTCCTTCGCGCGCGCTGTGCGCTACCTCACGCACGAATCGCCCACCGAGCAAGCGAAGGGTAAGTACCGCTACCCGGATGCAGAAGTATTCGCTTCTGCGGGCTACGAGTGGCGCGCCGAGATCGACGCGCTGAGCGCACGTGGAGGCTTCTTGCCGCCATTGCTGGAGCGGCTCAAGCTCCAGGTATTTTCGGGCGAGCGAAGTGCACACACAGTGCGCGAAGAGCACCCCTACCTCTACCTCAGGCACGCTGCAGCGTTTGACAGCCTGGAAAAGCGTTTCATGACCGAGTTCGCGACCGCCGCACAACGGGAGGTACGTCTCGAAGAGATGCGTCGCCGCGCAGCTGCACGTGGCTGA